A single Pirellulales bacterium DNA region contains:
- the rpsT gene encoding 30S ribosomal protein S20, with translation MPTTKSAKKRLRQNLERRARNRAARSILKSHVRKVRESIVAADVAAASTALQVAARKLDQAVSGGVIHANAAARLKSRLSAAIKAAKAKKSS, from the coding sequence ATGCCGACTACAAAAAGCGCCAAAAAGCGTCTCCGTCAGAACCTGGAACGTCGTGCTCGCAATCGGGCCGCACGGAGCATCCTGAAATCGCACGTTCGCAAGGTACGCGAGTCGATCGTGGCGGCCGACGTGGCAGCCGCCAGCACCGCGCTGCAGGTAGCAGCCCGGAAGCTCGATCAGGCCGTATCGGGTGGCGTTATTCATGCCAATGCTGCCGCTCGCTTGAAATCCCGCCTGTCAGCCGCCATCAAGGCAGCCAAGGCCAAGAAGAGCAGCTAG
- the cobA gene encoding uroporphyrinogen-III C-methyltransferase → MAHSTVATAGKVYLVGAGPGDPGLLTLRGAECLRRADLVLYDYLVNPHVLVHASRDAALECLGRHGHGRIMSQDEVNQRMISAAQAGQTVVRLKGGDPLIFARATEECAALTAAGVSFEIVPGITVALAAASYAGVPLTSRDVASAVALVTGHENDDKQQPALDYTALATFPGTLVFYMGITKVESWSGALVRGGKSPQTPVAVVRRCSWPDQSTIRTTLGEVAAVIHDQKVRPPVITIVGDVAAAEPVAEWFTERPLFRQQIMVTRPEAQADTLCARLIELGADVIVQPAIQITPPADWAPVDAALARMPDYQWLVFSSANGVKHLLDHVLAHGDVRQLAGVNLAAIGPATAAELARYSLRAQLVPPAYRAEELAQSLADRVRGQRVLLARASRGREVLAEQLRTAGAIVDQVVVYESRDIVQPDMHVREALAAGQVGWVTVTSSAIAKSLAAMFGPDLRRARLASISPITSQTLRELGFQVAAEARQFTTEGLIEAILAP, encoded by the coding sequence ATGGCCCACTCCACAGTAGCTACGGCTGGCAAGGTCTATCTCGTCGGCGCCGGACCGGGCGATCCGGGGCTGTTGACATTGCGCGGGGCCGAGTGCCTACGGCGAGCGGATTTGGTGCTGTACGACTATCTCGTTAACCCGCACGTGCTCGTGCACGCGTCACGAGACGCCGCGCTCGAATGCCTGGGTCGCCACGGTCACGGGCGAATCATGTCGCAGGACGAAGTCAACCAGCGCATGATCTCTGCCGCGCAGGCCGGCCAGACGGTGGTGCGGCTTAAGGGGGGCGATCCCTTGATTTTTGCCAGGGCGACCGAAGAGTGCGCCGCGCTTACTGCCGCCGGGGTTTCCTTCGAAATCGTCCCCGGCATCACCGTTGCCCTGGCGGCCGCGAGTTATGCCGGCGTTCCCCTCACGAGCCGGGACGTGGCGTCGGCTGTGGCGCTGGTAACAGGTCATGAAAATGACGACAAGCAACAGCCTGCGCTGGACTACACGGCACTGGCCACGTTTCCCGGAACCCTGGTCTTCTACATGGGCATTACCAAAGTCGAGTCGTGGAGCGGAGCGCTTGTGCGCGGCGGCAAATCGCCCCAGACTCCGGTCGCGGTGGTACGGCGGTGTAGTTGGCCCGACCAATCGACGATCCGTACCACGCTGGGTGAAGTGGCTGCAGTGATCCACGATCAAAAAGTGCGGCCGCCAGTCATCACGATCGTGGGGGATGTCGCGGCGGCAGAGCCCGTCGCCGAGTGGTTTACGGAACGGCCCTTGTTTCGTCAGCAGATTATGGTCACTCGGCCCGAGGCGCAGGCCGATACGCTCTGCGCACGACTGATCGAACTCGGGGCCGACGTGATCGTGCAGCCGGCGATCCAAATTACTCCGCCAGCGGACTGGGCTCCGGTCGACGCGGCGCTGGCCCGGATGCCCGATTACCAGTGGTTGGTTTTCTCAAGCGCCAACGGCGTCAAGCATTTGCTCGATCACGTCCTGGCCCATGGAGATGTCCGCCAGCTGGCCGGCGTGAATCTTGCCGCCATCGGCCCCGCCACCGCCGCCGAGCTGGCACGATATTCGTTGCGCGCGCAACTCGTTCCGCCCGCCTATCGGGCTGAAGAACTAGCGCAGTCGTTGGCAGACCGTGTACGTGGCCAACGCGTGCTATTGGCGCGGGCCAGCCGCGGACGGGAAGTCCTGGCTGAGCAATTGCGGACGGCCGGAGCCATTGTCGATCAGGTGGTCGTCTACGAAAGCCGCGACATCGTTCAGCCCGACATGCACGTGCGCGAGGCGCTGGCCGCCGGGCAGGTAGGCTGGGTGACGGTCACAAGCTCGGCGATCGCCAAGTCTTTGGCCGCCATGTTTGGCCCGGATCTGCGGCGAGCACGTCTGGCTAGCATTAGCCCCATTACCAGTCAGACTCTGCGCGAGCTGGGATTTCAAGTCGCGGCCGAGGCGAGGCAGTTCACGACCGAGGGCCTGATCGAGGCCATCTTGGCTCCCTGA
- a CDS encoding tetratricopeptide repeat protein encodes MAEQPPKPGPQPMSPEKRRRLQQCFEHGSKSASGGNYDYATELFTQCVKGDPGNLIYTQNFLGNLQKKYNNNKKGSKLAGLKGATVKGSITKTGMQKDWVGVITNGMEMLKLNPWDLATLKAMGNACEQLQFDECQLAYLKLALDVDIADADVNRLNARALGRLGRFDQAIVCWTRVLKASGRDEEASRAIANLTVEKTIHRGGYEDAESSTEVMVDKNQQADRQGMGAPKLTPEQQLEKAIGKDPTNLANYSELADLHLRHDRLEQAEQVLTKALAAAGGEISIRERLEDVQLRRARAQLEVAQKRAQAEKTEEAVNLWRQMNEGLNRTELEVYRSRSDRYPDNASLKFELAVRLQRLKNYAEAIKMYQLAGADTKRKGVISLSLGQCFQAINQFKLAMSNYERAVAETPEREPEQRKVALYHAGRLALYLKNLDSAEKHLTELAGLDFGYKDVATLLDKLNKFRENGDASGASP; translated from the coding sequence ATGGCCGAACAACCGCCAAAACCCGGCCCCCAGCCGATGTCTCCCGAGAAGCGCCGCCGCTTGCAGCAGTGCTTCGAGCATGGCAGCAAAAGCGCGTCCGGAGGCAACTACGACTACGCCACAGAGCTGTTCACGCAATGCGTGAAAGGGGATCCCGGCAACCTGATCTACACGCAGAACTTTCTGGGTAATCTGCAAAAAAAATATAACAACAACAAAAAAGGGAGCAAACTCGCGGGCCTCAAGGGGGCCACGGTCAAAGGTTCGATCACCAAGACCGGCATGCAAAAGGACTGGGTCGGGGTGATCACCAATGGCATGGAGATGCTCAAGCTCAATCCGTGGGATCTTGCCACGCTCAAAGCGATGGGGAATGCCTGCGAGCAGTTGCAATTCGACGAATGCCAACTGGCCTACCTGAAGCTGGCCTTGGACGTTGATATCGCGGATGCCGACGTCAATCGATTGAACGCCCGCGCGCTGGGGCGGTTGGGGCGATTCGACCAGGCGATCGTCTGTTGGACGCGCGTGCTGAAGGCCTCGGGCCGTGACGAAGAGGCCAGCCGGGCGATCGCCAACCTGACCGTCGAAAAGACGATCCATCGCGGCGGCTACGAAGATGCCGAATCCAGTACCGAAGTGATGGTCGACAAGAATCAGCAAGCCGATCGCCAAGGTATGGGCGCGCCGAAGCTGACGCCCGAACAACAGCTGGAAAAGGCGATTGGCAAAGACCCCACGAACCTTGCCAACTACTCGGAATTGGCAGACCTGCACCTGCGCCACGATCGGCTGGAACAGGCCGAACAGGTACTCACGAAAGCGCTCGCCGCCGCGGGCGGAGAAATCTCGATTCGCGAGCGTCTGGAAGATGTGCAATTGCGCCGCGCACGCGCACAGCTCGAGGTTGCTCAGAAGCGGGCGCAGGCGGAAAAAACCGAAGAGGCCGTCAACCTGTGGCGGCAAATGAACGAAGGGCTCAATCGAACCGAGCTCGAGGTTTACCGCAGCCGTTCGGACCGGTATCCCGACAATGCCAGCCTGAAGTTCGAGTTGGCTGTGCGCTTGCAGCGTCTGAAAAACTACGCCGAAGCGATCAAGATGTATCAGTTGGCCGGCGCTGACACCAAGCGCAAAGGGGTCATTTCGCTCTCGCTGGGGCAATGCTTTCAGGCCATCAACCAGTTCAAGCTCGCCATGAGCAACTACGAGCGGGCCGTGGCCGAAACGCCCGAGCGAGAGCCCGAGCAGCGGAAAGTGGCCCTGTATCATGCCGGCCGGCTGGCCTTATACTTGAAAAACCTCGATTCGGCCGAAAAACACCTGACTGAACTGGCGGGGCTGGATTTCGGCTATAAGGATGTGGCGACACTCCTAGACAAACTGAACAAATTCAGGGAAAATGGTGACGCTTCCGGCGCGTCGCCGTGA
- a CDS encoding hemin uptake protein HemP: MDHPEKQPPLSNPPDAGPSQFGLQVVRSHELLNGRQEVLIEHSGQYYRLRITRSGKLILQK, from the coding sequence ATGGATCACCCGGAAAAACAGCCCCCGCTCAGCAACCCACCGGATGCAGGGCCGAGCCAATTTGGCTTGCAGGTGGTCCGTTCGCACGAGCTACTTAATGGCCGTCAAGAAGTGCTGATTGAGCATTCCGGCCAATACTACCGCCTGCGCATTACCCGCAGCGGCAAGCTAATCTTGCAGAAATAG
- the coaD gene encoding pantetheine-phosphate adenylyltransferase: protein MSLSDSRIAVYTGSFDPITLGHLNVIERASRLVDRLIVGIGVNAGKDPLFTREERVELVRHTTQRFPNVEVQEFAGLAVHFVRKCGARVMIRGVRPLTDLETEITMMMANRQLDPGLETVVLLADAEFAHVSSSLIKQIAPLAGDDELARFVPTEVIAALRRKLAT, encoded by the coding sequence ATGTCGCTCAGCGATTCACGGATCGCCGTCTACACCGGCTCGTTCGACCCCATTACGCTCGGACATCTCAATGTCATCGAACGTGCCAGCCGGTTGGTAGACCGGCTGATCGTGGGCATCGGCGTCAATGCGGGCAAGGACCCGCTGTTCACCCGCGAAGAACGGGTCGAGTTGGTACGTCACACCACCCAGCGGTTCCCCAATGTCGAAGTGCAGGAGTTCGCTGGCCTGGCAGTGCACTTCGTGCGGAAGTGCGGCGCTCGGGTCATGATTCGCGGCGTCCGGCCGCTAACGGACCTGGAGACCGAAATCACGATGATGATGGCCAATCGACAGCTCGATCCAGGACTGGAAACCGTCGTGCTGTTGGCCGACGCCGAGTTCGCGCATGTCTCCAGCTCGCTGATCAAACAGATCGCGCCGCTCGCCGGGGACGACGAACTGGCCCGCTTCGTGC